AGCTTTGGGGGCAAATAACAGCGTAAAAATAAATATCGATGGAAAGAACCACTCCATAGCAAAGATGCCGATATTTCCTCTAAAAATAGCCCTAGTAGCAGCCCATATGCCACCAATAGTCAAGGCTAAGTGTCCTACTGGAGTGAAGTATTCGCTATTTGAAGCAAAGACTCTGCCTATGCCGTTAAACACATGCCATAACAGATCTCCACCACCAAATGTGTATATTACGTAATCCATTAACTTTTCTCCTTCGCTATTAAATGCTGCTCTATTAATCTAGCCCTTTTATCTATTCGACTTGCATCTGTTTGTAGGCTAGTCCATTTTTCATTTGCAAAAAGTTGAACTCGATTTAATTCCTTCAAATATCTTTCTAAATGTTCATTCGAAACTTGCTTAGCACCTAGTGAAGTAACGGCTCTACGTATTTCGGTGATTACTTCCTTCAAATGCTGAACTAATGTATAGCTAGCTATTAATTCTGATGAGATCTCTAAAATTGTGACTCCAGAAATAGCTTCTAATATGATATAATCATAAATTGGGAATATATCTCCAATCGAAGATAAAAAGGCTATTTCATGGTCACTAAATTCAGTATTCTTACCAAATTTAATTTTTAGATTAGTCAATTGTTGTTTAGCTTTACCTGCATAAGATTTCTCTGGTGATATTGTGATATTTCGTCGCAAGCGTTGAATGCAAGCAACTGACATTATCACAACTGTAAATCGAGGCTGATTCTCCGCCTTTTAAATGACTAATCCAACTTTTTTCATCCTGAGCTAATGAGTCATAAAAGTGTACATTATTGTTTGTAACCACGATAGTGCCAGTCATAGACATGATTGAATCACGCATATTTGATGGTATTCCAACCTTCGCTGCTGCTTTAGTGAAGATGTTATAATCATCAAGCATTAACTCTGAATCCTTATTTTGTGCTTGTCGCAGAGCTTGTTTTTGGGCTAAATCATTACGACATTTTTTACCAGCAGCAAAATAATCAAACCCGCTGTGTGACTGTATATCACGGCAAACAGCTTCTCTCATAGCCCAGTTCTTTGGTAAAGCTGTAGCAAATAATGCTTTTGTTAATTCGCAATCTCCCTTAGCAAATTGATTCATCTCCATTGCTA
This genomic interval from Orientia tsutsugamushi contains the following:
- a CDS encoding conjugal transfer protein TraH, producing MRRNITISPEKSYAGKAKQQLTNLKIKFGKNTEFSDHEIAFLSSIGDIFPIYDYIILEAISGVTILEISSELIASYTLVQHLKEVITEIRRAVTSLGAKQVSNEHLERYLKELNRVQLFANEKWTSLQTDASRIDKRARLIEQHLIAKEKS
- a CDS encoding conjugal transfer protein TraH produces the protein MSIRIRVYVIAALFSLQAPVSLAWNIENVFQGMSVNVTRSGSYQNQAAGYYAAGGLSARTSQTSFQPFAITPPSLNMSCSGIDAYLGSFSVISGEELVQLMKNIGSQAKVYAFSLGLKTFAPQIENALKDLRNLAMEMNQFAKGDCELTKALFATALPKNWAMREAVCRDIQSHSGFDYFAAGKKCRNDLAQKQALRQAQNKDSELMLDDYNIFTKAAAKVGIPSNMRDSIMSMTGTIVVTNNNVHFYDSLAQDEKSWISHLKGGESASIYSCDNVSCLHSTLATKYHNITREILCR